Within the Dermacentor silvarum isolate Dsil-2018 chromosome 8, BIME_Dsil_1.4, whole genome shotgun sequence genome, the region CTGAATTGATGTTGCGACCAATGTCACAGCCTCAGAActttttggtgtgtgtgtgtgtgcgcgcacgcgcACAACTATTCAAAACGACCACTAGAAATATTTCTTGGAGGGTGTGGGGTatgcttaaagaaaaaaaagatctTGCGCCATGTTCTTTCTGGTCCATTTTCCAGGAACCTTTTCAAACAGTCAATTGTGAAACTTCAACAAATGCTCTGCTAGTGATTACCTTTCCATGGCATACTGCGAGCACAACATGTGTTCTATAGTCTCTGGTATAATACACTCCTTGCAGTCCAGGTCGTGAGAATTTGAAACACTATAACACAGAATTTACACAGTATTTAATCGTCTCCAGTCACTTCTGCGGCAGGTACGTGCTGGTAGTGCGAGCTTGACACACTCAGTGAGGCCAGGCTGGGAGACACCTTGAAATGAGAAGAAAACGCCACACAATGAAGCAATGCGGCAAAATTTTGTTAGAGCTGCAGTGTCACAATACCTTGTACACCCGAAAGGAACAGGGCCTTCCGTTGTAGCAGGAAGTCAAGGTCAACGAACTCCAAAGCCTGACCAGGTTGCTGCAGAAAGTTGGAAGGAAAAAACATGATGaaaagcttaaagggacactaaagagaaacactaagtCAGTTTTCACTGACATTCTATTGTTTCAAAACCCTTTTATCGTTAAATTTATGGTAACTGATCTATTAGAAGAAAAAATGATGGTCAAAGTTCAATTTATTTTTTGAAACTATGCGCTAAAACCCCAATACCACTATGTTGACATGACATCATGTATTTAGAAGCATTTTCTCGTATTGGGGTGGTTGTGGCTGAATAAAAATTCTTCGCACTtggggtaaaaaaaagaaagaaaaaagtggtTTTTTTACTCTTAGGATACAATGCAGTTGACCTTTACCGATATAAAATTAACTAGGTCCAAGCACGTGCCATTAATATTCCCGGTGTCGCAGCAAGCTGGTGGTGCCACCTGTCTTTCATTTTTATGTCCTTTCTGTCATATTAATCTTCCCCTccagtaagagtggcttttttaaTATTTTAGAAGGATAATGTACTCGTACAGCTCAAATGATTTCTTCTGTTTAGTGTCCTTATAGATGTTAGAAAATGATGGCGAAAAGCTGAAACCAGGGCTGCACAACATCTGCATGCCCCCGCATGCACATTCTTTAGCTGCCCCCAGCCGTGCCAAGGGCAGCTGCTGCAATAAGGACATGGTCGAATGGTAAGAAAAAAGGCATGTCAACCAAATTTGACGCAAATGAAGACAAGGTTCACATACATGGCATATGTATTTACATATAGGTACTGAAGTAGGGGCAATGCTGCATAATTGCATTATATTTTTGCATTCTTTCTCGCGTTCCATTCTCACACCATACATTTATGGACCCTCTATTTCTTTTACTTAAAATCTGCGACTAATTCTCACTTCTTGTCTCACTGAGACAACATTCCAAGGTAACGAAATTGCCCCTTTCGTTAAGAGATTACATTACATAGAAGGCCAGATTCCAGATTTGCCAAACCCCTATGAAGGCAGCAGAGAACACCTTGTCTTCAAAACAGCAGTTTTGTCGCCAAACACGATGCACGACATGAACCGTTAGATGTGTCAGTCACATGGAAgtaaaaaggctgccgaaacaaGGATCTCTtgccagaaagaaagaaacataagAAAGGCACATGGCCACCTGAGCACCAATGCCGTAACCAGTGCCGAGACCGTGTTATTGGTGCAGCATTCATAATAATTAAACCGAACATGTGTTTTCTCAGGATGTTTCAACTGTATGATTGTGGACGTAAGCATCTAGTCCTACTTTAGTATAATTTTCTCATTGTAAGTTTATTTGGAGCACAAGTTATGTCTCTATCCTGACATTTCTATTTTCATGTCCCTTTGAGGGAACACAACAGTTAAGCTGAACTGATAAATTGCGCTTCTGGAACACTAAGAAAGTCTGTCTTTCTATGAGCAGAGGCTTGGTATGCCAGAACAAACAACTGTGGCAATGCTACCTTGAAGTTCTAAATCCCCGTTATGAATTAAAAagttataaattaaaaaaaatagttatcaatttttttttaattgcagcaATTCTTGTGAAGTAAAAGACTACCTCGCTGAGAGCCAATAACATTTTACACCTAGAAAGGGCCTAAACCTGCAAGTATACTTCCAAATCCGTTACATCACACTCCACATACCACCGCTAGTTTGGATGCAAAATTCAAAATGGTAAACTTTACTTTATCAGTGTACTTTATACTATACTATATAGTATAAATTTACTTTATCAGTGTACTTTATACTACATAAAAAATACTTTTTCAGTGTAAACTGATCTTTGTGTCCCTTAACAAGCTTACTAACTGCAACATCTTTGACATAACCCATAGACACAAGCTTCTGGCCATACACTCAATCGATCATTTTTGTAGTTGTCACTTTCCAAGCATGTTGATTGGTGAGGCCAGAATATGCAACAAAGTGAATGACATGCCCCAGCTCAGCATTAATTTTGCGTCATACAGTTGTCAAGCAGATTAACGGAATGTCTCCAGTGAGCGGGTGCACTGGGTGCTACATCATGCCAAAACAATGATGTCCCCAAATGTTATCACTTGAGGATGCAGCCATTTGTGGCAGCATGGCAGGCTCAATAAGATACCTGGATGAAACACGCAAGTAAGCTCGAAGGTCCGACTCCCGGAACTTCAGAACATCCACTGCAACGGATGCACCGACCTGCGAGGTAAGATGCTGGTGACTATGCGGCAGATAAAATCCAGCAGCAAGATGAAAATCGTTGGACTTACTTCACCATACAACTTCTTTAATGCTTGCAGAATTACAAACTTGAATATTGTCGCATCAACTTCTTCACCGGGCTCCTCAAAATGGCTGCAATTGTAGTAGAGTTGCATGCTCGTGTTTAGACAGGAAGAACAGCTTTGATGGCTTACCGTTGAATCACATCGAGGTAAGACACTAAGTCCAAGCAAGCAAATGCAGCATGAGACAAAACGGCACACGGAGCTACGGCATCACATGAGTGTTGCAATGTTCACTTTACACTGTAAGCCAGAATGTTGGCTTCAGAAAGGACGCAAAGGACGTGCAGGAAGACGAGCACAAACCACAGGATTTGTGCCACCTGAAGCCTATTCGCTACGAGCATTCACTCTTAAGTGCAGCCAACTATCACACTATATTGCAAAGTTCACAATAACTTTATCAGCATGCTGAAGAAATATATGATCACACTACCACGAGGCTCTATGCATTCGGCTAGAAACCTACACCCAAAAAGTTCGGTGGAACTGTACTTGCAACACAAGGTATTTATTAGGAACAAATTAGATGCTGAAAAATGAAATATGCAGCAAAGCCAAATATGAGTGCGAATCTAACTTTATTTTTTTGCCCAACAAATTGAGGCAGCACTGAACACAAGATAAATCGATACCAAAAACGCGCAAGAAGACGTCCCGTTTGATCTGGCCTGCACATAAACATGTCAGATGCGTTGTGAACAATGTCCAATTTGCAACGTTTTGCCGATGAGCTGCACGCGTCGACATAGTTTTAAAAATTATTAGGCTCATTCGTAACACGCGCGCCTATCAACAAACGAAACTGATTGCTTCACCATAGATTGTTCTTATTACCTCGTTAAAATGTATACTTTATTTCAAACGTTGGAAGGTACTTCTCCGTCGTTTCTTTGCGCTTCGGCGCCTCGCATGCTGCTACTAATATCCATCGCGAACCGTAAGGCATTGTATTGATAGGTATCGAGTTTCTACTTACAGTGAAACGTCCATGTAGACGTTCTGCGTTCGGCAAACAGTGTGAAAATTTATCTTCGTACTTTCCATGAGTA harbors:
- the LOC119461129 gene encoding ribonuclease P protein subunit p14-like, yielding MRKSVLMESTKINFHTVCRTQNVYMDVSLHFEEPGEEVDATIFKFVILQALKKLYGEVGASVAVDVLKFRESDLRAYLRVSSSNLVRLWSSLTLTSCYNGRPCSFRVYKVSPSLASLSVSSSHYQHVPAAEVTGDD